The Blastocatellia bacterium genome has a window encoding:
- the mscL gene encoding large conductance mechanosensitive channel protein MscL, with amino-acid sequence MLKEFKEFAAQGNMVDMAVGIMLGAAFGAVINSLVGDLFTPIIGLLLNADFSNIFTILKEGNPAGPYATLADAKKAGAVTMNWGVFINTVINFLLVAFALFIVVKNINRMRKQPPPPDLTTKECPQCLMLIPINASKCGHCTSVIA; translated from the coding sequence ATGTTAAAAGAATTCAAGGAATTTGCTGCACAAGGTAACATGGTGGACATGGCGGTGGGTATTATGCTCGGAGCCGCATTTGGCGCCGTGATCAACTCGCTTGTCGGTGATCTCTTCACACCGATCATCGGCTTACTGCTGAACGCTGATTTCAGCAATATCTTCACAATTTTGAAGGAAGGCAATCCAGCAGGCCCCTACGCAACGCTGGCTGACGCCAAGAAAGCCGGCGCCGTGACGATGAACTGGGGTGTGTTTATCAACACCGTGATCAATTTCCTGCTGGTTGCATTTGCCCTGTTCATCGTGGTCAAAAACATTAATCGCATGAGGAAGCAACCGCCGCCGCCGGACCTAACGACAAAAGAATGTCCACAATGCTTGATGCTCATACCGATCAACGCGAGCAAGTGTGGGCATTGCACGTCGGTTATAGCTTAG
- a CDS encoding DUF4197 domain-containing protein → MSFTVILILMLSAISAAQVDRVLERLGLGHRLSESQIVAGLKEALQVGTTNTVKQTGRVDGYFKNQAIKILLPEKLRKMEAALRFAGYGPQIDQLVLSMNRAAEQAAPRAKSIFWDAIKQMTFEDARAILNGPETAATDYFRRKTTPHLISAFKPIVQQAMNDVGVTRRYKEVLGRSQNIPFVKTEPFDLDQYVVEKSLDGLFYVLGEEERKIRRDPAARVTKLLRDVFAS, encoded by the coding sequence ATGAGCTTCACTGTCATACTCATCCTGATGCTCAGCGCGATCTCTGCCGCACAGGTGGACCGCGTCCTCGAACGTCTCGGCTTGGGACACCGATTAAGCGAGTCACAAATCGTCGCCGGGTTGAAAGAAGCGTTACAGGTCGGCACGACTAACACGGTCAAGCAGACCGGGCGTGTGGATGGGTATTTCAAGAATCAAGCCATTAAGATTTTGCTACCGGAAAAACTGCGAAAGATGGAAGCTGCGCTCCGTTTTGCTGGCTATGGCCCGCAGATTGATCAGCTCGTATTGAGCATGAACCGCGCAGCCGAACAGGCCGCACCGCGGGCCAAGTCAATCTTCTGGGATGCGATCAAACAAATGACGTTCGAGGATGCGCGCGCGATCCTGAATGGCCCGGAGACGGCCGCAACCGATTACTTTCGACGCAAAACGACCCCTCATCTGATCAGTGCGTTCAAGCCGATTGTGCAACAGGCGATGAATGACGTCGGTGTGACGCGACGCTACAAAGAGGTCCTGGGACGCTCTCAGAACATTCCCTTTGTGAAAACTGAACCGTTTGACCTTGATCAATACGTGGTGGAGAAGAGCCTCGACGGGCTGTTTTATGTGCTAGGGGAGGAAGAACGCAAGATACGTCGTGATCCGGCCGCGCGCGTGACCAAATTGTTACGCGACGTTTTCGCGTCATAG